The following proteins are co-located in the Aeromicrobium phoceense genome:
- a CDS encoding leucyl aminopeptidase, translating to MSTVQLRATLPTVDAVVALIPSGSGLPDGVPWSAFGFTGEAGDVAVVPSGDTQLTAWVATAEQPTAEQQRRAVAKGLRSVPKATRVGIDPSRVAEADLAAIAEAAVLTTYSYLDYKGDEARRKTTSVDTVTILSPDARKAAAKRLVDDAVVIAEATCVARDWVNTPPGDLRPPAFADAIKAAAPAGVRVQVWDEKRLTKENCGGILGVGAGSDAPPRLVKLTYNPEGAKTHLALVGKGITFDSGGLSLKPGASMMTMKCDMGGAAAIVAATTAIARLGLPIRVTAFACIAENLPSGTATRPGDVLRMRSGATVEVHNTDAEGRLVLADGLALAVEAKPDHVIDVATLTGAAMVALGTRTTAVLGNDEALQDRVLGAAEVAGESMWRLPITEEIGAAVKTSSIADLRQHNPKPYGGTMYAAAFLREFVADASWAHLDIAGPAFNDGAAFDYTPVGGTGAGVRTLVHLARELG from the coding sequence ATGTCCACGGTCCAGTTGCGTGCCACCCTGCCCACCGTCGATGCCGTCGTCGCCCTCATCCCTTCGGGATCGGGCCTTCCGGACGGTGTCCCCTGGAGCGCCTTCGGGTTCACCGGTGAGGCCGGCGACGTCGCCGTCGTGCCGAGCGGCGACACCCAGCTGACGGCCTGGGTGGCCACCGCCGAGCAGCCCACCGCCGAGCAGCAGCGCCGCGCCGTCGCCAAGGGCCTGCGCTCCGTGCCGAAGGCCACCCGCGTGGGCATCGATCCGAGCCGCGTGGCCGAGGCCGACCTCGCCGCCATCGCCGAGGCCGCCGTCCTGACGACCTACTCCTACCTCGACTACAAGGGCGACGAGGCCCGCCGCAAGACCACCTCCGTCGACACCGTCACGATCCTGAGCCCCGACGCCCGCAAGGCCGCGGCCAAGCGCCTCGTCGACGACGCCGTCGTGATCGCGGAGGCCACGTGCGTGGCGCGCGACTGGGTGAACACGCCTCCCGGCGACCTGCGCCCGCCCGCCTTCGCCGACGCCATCAAGGCCGCCGCGCCCGCCGGCGTCCGCGTGCAGGTGTGGGACGAGAAGCGCCTCACCAAGGAGAACTGCGGCGGCATCCTCGGCGTCGGCGCCGGCTCGGACGCCCCGCCGCGTCTGGTGAAGCTCACGTACAACCCCGAGGGCGCAAAGACCCACCTCGCCCTGGTGGGCAAGGGCATCACCTTCGACTCGGGCGGACTCTCGCTCAAGCCGGGTGCCTCGATGATGACGATGAAGTGCGACATGGGCGGCGCGGCCGCGATCGTCGCCGCCACCACCGCCATCGCGCGGCTCGGCCTGCCGATCCGCGTCACGGCCTTCGCCTGCATCGCCGAGAACCTGCCCAGCGGCACCGCCACGCGTCCCGGCGACGTGCTGCGCATGCGCTCGGGCGCCACGGTCGAGGTCCACAACACCGATGCCGAGGGTCGCCTCGTGCTGGCCGACGGCCTCGCTCTCGCGGTGGAGGCCAAGCCCGACCACGTCATCGACGTCGCCACCCTGACCGGCGCGGCCATGGTCGCCCTCGGCACCCGGACGACCGCGGTGCTCGGCAACGACGAGGCGCTGCAGGACCGTGTGCTCGGCGCCGCCGAGGTGGCCGGTGAGTCGATGTGGCGCCTGCCCATCACCGAGGAGATCGGTGCGGCCGTCAAGACCTCGTCGATCGCCGACCTGCGCCAGCACAACCCGAAGCCCTACGGCGGCACGATGTACGCCGCGGCCTTCCTGCGCGAGTTCGTCGCCGATGCCTCGTGGGCGCACCTCGACATCGCCGGACCGGCGTTCAACGACGGCGCGGCCTTCGACTACACGCCCGTCGGCGGCACCGGCGCGGGCGTCCGCACGCTCGTCCACCTCGCCCGCGAACTGGGCTGA
- the gcvT gene encoding glycine cleavage system aminomethyltransferase GcvT: MVLLLSPLHQRHEALGAKFSEFGGWSMPLEYAGGGVLAEHKAVREAVGLFDVSHLGKALVRGTGAVDFVNKCLTNDLSRIAPGKAQYTLCCSEDGGTVDDLIAYLRSEFEVFLIPNAANTAEVVRRLRAAAPEGIEVENQHRDFAVLAIQGPLSDELLDALGLPSDHDYMSFTKGTIDDVELTVCRTGYTGERGYELVVAAEEVVPVWDAVMAAGESLGIRACGLGARDTLRTEMGYPLHGHELSAEVSPVMARAGWAVGWSKPTFWGKEALERQREEKSVRTLRGLLAQGRGIPRPGMAVHAADGGVLGEVTSGTFSPTLRQGIGLALLDRTVADGDTVTVDVRGRQQEFTVTKPPFVEPSTKED; the protein is encoded by the coding sequence ATGGTCCTGCTCCTGTCGCCCCTGCACCAACGGCACGAGGCCCTCGGCGCCAAGTTCTCCGAGTTCGGCGGCTGGTCGATGCCCCTCGAGTACGCCGGCGGCGGAGTTCTCGCCGAGCACAAGGCGGTGCGCGAGGCGGTCGGCCTGTTCGACGTGAGCCACCTGGGCAAGGCGCTCGTGCGCGGCACGGGCGCGGTCGACTTCGTCAACAAGTGCCTGACCAACGACCTGAGCCGGATCGCCCCGGGCAAGGCCCAGTACACGCTGTGCTGCTCCGAGGACGGCGGCACCGTCGACGACCTCATCGCCTACCTGCGCAGCGAGTTCGAGGTCTTCCTGATCCCCAACGCCGCGAACACCGCCGAGGTGGTGCGCCGCCTCCGCGCCGCGGCTCCCGAGGGCATCGAGGTCGAGAACCAGCACCGCGACTTCGCGGTCCTGGCCATCCAGGGTCCGCTGAGCGACGAGCTGCTCGACGCCCTGGGACTTCCGTCGGACCACGACTACATGTCCTTCACGAAGGGCACGATCGACGACGTCGAGCTCACGGTGTGCCGCACCGGCTACACCGGCGAGCGCGGCTACGAGCTCGTCGTCGCCGCCGAGGAGGTCGTTCCCGTCTGGGACGCCGTCATGGCGGCGGGGGAGTCGCTCGGCATCCGCGCCTGCGGCCTCGGCGCTCGCGACACGCTGCGCACCGAGATGGGCTACCCGCTGCACGGCCACGAGCTGTCGGCCGAGGTCTCGCCGGTGATGGCGCGGGCCGGCTGGGCCGTCGGCTGGTCCAAGCCCACGTTCTGGGGCAAGGAGGCGCTCGAACGCCAGCGCGAGGAGAAGTCCGTGCGCACCCTGCGCGGCCTGCTGGCCCAGGGTCGCGGCATCCCGCGTCCCGGGATGGCGGTGCACGCGGCCGACGGTGGCGTCCTCGGCGAGGTCACGTCAGGGACGTTCTCGCCCACGTTGCGCCAGGGGATCGGCCTGGCCCTGCTCGACCGTACGGTCGCCGACGGCGACACGGTCACCGTCGACGTGCGCGGACGTCAGCAGGAGTTCACCGTGACCAAGCCCCCGTTCGTCGAACCGTCCACCAAGGAGGACTGA
- a CDS encoding DUF3043 domain-containing protein: MNDAADETPQRKGGPTRSRREAEAARKQQMKRPLTRREQAERERRRRSAARDKQREALLGGGSAADLPARDRGPAKALARDAVDRRRTVAEFMLPLLVVILVLSFFPAMAEVVFSLWTVTIFATLIDEIWLIAVLKRELKKRFTPAERRGAVLYAVLRSTQIRRMRLPKPAIAVGQPLREHY, translated from the coding sequence GTGAACGACGCAGCCGACGAGACCCCCCAGCGCAAGGGTGGACCGACCCGTAGCCGCCGGGAGGCCGAGGCCGCCCGCAAGCAGCAGATGAAGCGTCCGCTGACGCGCCGCGAGCAGGCCGAGCGCGAGCGTCGCCGCCGCTCCGCTGCCCGGGACAAGCAGCGCGAGGCGCTCCTGGGTGGCGGCTCGGCCGCCGACCTGCCCGCCCGCGACCGCGGCCCGGCCAAGGCGCTCGCCCGCGACGCCGTCGACCGTCGCCGCACGGTCGCCGAGTTCATGCTCCCGCTGCTCGTCGTCATCCTGGTCCTGAGCTTCTTCCCGGCGATGGCCGAAGTGGTCTTCTCGCTCTGGACCGTCACGATCTTCGCCACCCTCATCGACGAGATCTGGTTGATCGCCGTGCTCAAGCGCGAGCTGAAGAAGCGCTTCACCCCGGCGGAGCGCCGCGGCGCGGTGCTCTACGCCGTCCTGCGCAGCACGCAGATCCGCCGCATGCGCCTGCCGAAGCCGGCCATCGCGGTCGGGCAGCCGCTGCGCGAGCACTACTGA
- a CDS encoding PspA/IM30 family protein: MAEGGFWTRVTRIFKSRSASNDGPDIEEVGARLDEAYRTQSKLLAQVRRGVADVATSRKRVEIQLASLRREIAAADSEAKASVTRGDDAGARLALERQVALEKAAGELDDRHAQLRSEEEQLIRSAASIERQIEDFRVRKDTLAARYSAAQARNEIHGATAGIGATAGEVGRVMADAERHTRELEATADAVDELMNEGILARPGESQDEALLRRFDEALGSVDAEPRAVEGDGHGPHQISQ, translated from the coding sequence ATGGCTGAGGGCGGGTTCTGGACACGTGTCACGCGCATCTTCAAGTCGCGGTCCGCGAGCAACGACGGACCCGACATCGAGGAGGTCGGCGCGCGGCTCGACGAGGCCTACCGCACCCAGTCCAAGCTGCTGGCCCAGGTGCGCCGCGGCGTCGCCGACGTGGCCACGAGCCGCAAGCGCGTCGAGATCCAGCTCGCGTCGCTGCGTCGCGAGATCGCGGCCGCCGACAGTGAGGCCAAGGCCTCGGTCACGCGCGGGGACGACGCCGGCGCCCGGCTGGCGCTCGAGCGCCAGGTCGCGCTCGAGAAGGCCGCGGGCGAGCTCGACGACCGTCACGCCCAGCTGCGCTCCGAGGAGGAGCAGCTGATCAGGTCGGCCGCCTCCATCGAGCGCCAGATCGAGGACTTCCGGGTCCGCAAGGACACCCTGGCCGCGCGCTACTCGGCGGCCCAGGCCCGCAACGAGATCCACGGCGCCACGGCCGGGATCGGCGCCACGGCCGGCGAGGTGGGCCGAGTCATGGCCGACGCCGAGCGGCACACCCGCGAGCTGGAGGCGACGGCCGACGCCGTCGACGAGCTCATGAACGAAGGCATCCTGGCCCGGCCGGGAGAGTCGCAGGACGAGGCGCTGCTGCGGCGCTTCGACGAGGCCCTCGGCTCGGTCGATGCCGAGCCGCGCGCCGTGGAGGGAGACGGACATGGCCCGCACCAGATTTCGCAGTGA
- the htpX gene encoding zinc metalloprotease HtpX encodes MARTRFRSDKGLTLRMGGVGLGLVLLYVLFGAMLITVAGNLWIALIITVGMAWGQWFFSDSLALKSMGAHVVTPDQAPELHAMIDRLVALADMPKPRVAVAVTDMPNAFATGRSPKHSAVCVTTGIMQRLDADELEGVLAHELAHVANRDVSVMTVASSLGLLAGFLTRWGMWFGGGSRDKNSGPAMIVVILVSLVVTAVSFLLTRALSRYRELSADRSGSYLTGRPSKLASALVKISGDMGRIPTSDLREAQSMNAFFIAPALKGDTAQALMSTHPPLQARLDQLARIGAELTERH; translated from the coding sequence ATGGCCCGCACCAGATTTCGCAGTGACAAGGGGCTGACCCTGCGCATGGGCGGGGTCGGCCTGGGACTGGTCCTGCTCTACGTGCTCTTCGGCGCGATGCTCATCACGGTCGCCGGCAACCTCTGGATCGCGCTGATCATCACGGTCGGCATGGCCTGGGGACAGTGGTTCTTCTCCGACTCGCTCGCGCTGAAGTCGATGGGCGCCCACGTCGTGACGCCCGACCAGGCGCCCGAGCTGCACGCGATGATCGACCGCCTCGTGGCGCTCGCCGACATGCCCAAGCCCCGCGTCGCCGTGGCGGTCACCGACATGCCGAACGCGTTCGCCACCGGCCGCTCGCCGAAGCACTCCGCGGTGTGCGTGACCACCGGCATCATGCAGCGCCTCGACGCCGACGAGCTGGAGGGCGTCCTGGCCCACGAGCTCGCGCACGTCGCCAACCGCGACGTCTCGGTGATGACGGTCGCGTCGTCGCTCGGTCTGCTGGCGGGCTTCCTCACCCGCTGGGGGATGTGGTTCGGCGGCGGCAGCCGCGACAAGAACAGCGGCCCGGCGATGATCGTCGTGATCCTGGTCAGCCTCGTCGTCACGGCCGTCAGCTTCCTGCTCACGCGGGCCCTCTCGCGCTACCGCGAGCTCAGCGCCGACCGCTCCGGCTCCTACCTGACGGGCCGCCCCTCCAAGCTGGCCTCCGCGCTGGTGAAGATCTCCGGTGACATGGGGCGGATCCCCACCTCCGACCTGCGCGAGGCGCAGTCGATGAACGCCTTCTTCATCGCGCCGGCGCTCAAGGGCGACACGGCTCAGGCGCTCATGTCCACCCACCCGCCGCTGCAGGCCCGCCTCGACCAGCTCGCGCGCATCGGCGCCGAGCTCACCGAGAGGCACTGA
- the pspAB gene encoding PspA-associated protein PspAB, which produces MGFLDGLLGRSKPPKANLDVLFSVPQAALTLQAEGFAFSGHGAVCFRDAEGRADDEVIASAQEMIRTDPTATVEMHHDEFGFTWLEVVRPSGDVSGLVTDLHAVNSTMAAQGFDASMLCSTVVFDYEGQRSALVYLFKRGTFYPFVPDPTAARRRDNPTELRMRALIEQDVPIEPDLERWLAIWGAPGL; this is translated from the coding sequence GTGGGATTCCTCGACGGCCTGCTCGGCCGCAGCAAGCCGCCGAAGGCCAACCTCGACGTGCTGTTCTCCGTGCCGCAGGCGGCGCTGACGCTGCAAGCCGAGGGCTTCGCCTTCAGCGGACACGGCGCGGTCTGCTTCCGCGACGCCGAGGGCCGCGCCGACGACGAGGTGATCGCGTCGGCGCAGGAGATGATCCGCACCGACCCGACCGCCACGGTCGAGATGCACCACGACGAGTTCGGGTTCACGTGGCTCGAGGTGGTGCGGCCCTCGGGCGACGTGTCGGGTCTGGTCACCGACCTCCACGCCGTGAACTCCACGATGGCCGCCCAGGGCTTCGACGCGTCGATGCTGTGCTCCACCGTGGTGTTCGACTACGAGGGGCAGCGGTCGGCGCTGGTGTACCTGTTCAAGCGGGGGACCTTCTACCCGTTCGTCCCCGATCCGACGGCCGCGCGCCGCCGCGACAACCCCACCGAGCTGCGGATGCGGGCGCTGATCGAGCAGGACGTGCCGATCGAGCCGGACCTGGAGCGGTGGCTCGCCATCTGGGGTGCCCCCGGACTCTGA